One Dioscorea cayenensis subsp. rotundata cultivar TDr96_F1 chromosome 19, TDr96_F1_v2_PseudoChromosome.rev07_lg8_w22 25.fasta, whole genome shotgun sequence genomic window, GGGATGGAACATAGAAGGGGGTAGATGACGAACAACCTTCAGAGGAAGTTGCAAAGTTTTACAAGTTGCTAacagaaatgaatgaaaaccttTATGAGGGATCAAAGCATTAATctagattgtatttttgcattcGCCTGTTTCATCTGAAATGCATGTGTGGTATGACTGGAAAATGGATCGATTTGTTGATTGAATTTATAAAAGAGTTCTTTCCCTTAGCTGCTATTCCTAGAAGTAGTCATGAGTCCAAAAAAGTCATCAAGGATTTGGGTcttgggtatgaaaaaattcatagttgcCCTAATGACTGCATGTTGTATTGGAAGCTTAATGAACATCAACAATCTTGTCATGTGTGCGGGCGTTCTCGCTAGGTGTCGAATGATCCCAAACATTCTttggatgatgatggtgataccGATCGTAAGAGGCCTGGAAAGGTATTACGGTATTTCCCTTTAAAACCTCAACTGCAGAGGATTTTCATGTCTTCTAAGACTTCAGTTGATATGGTTTGGCATGCTGTTGGTCGAACAAATGATGGCCGTTTAAGACACCTTGTTGATGcttagtcatggaaatcttttgATGCAAGATATCTAGATTTTGCTTGTGAACCACGAAATGTTAGGCTTGGGTTTTCGTCAGATGGATTTaaaccattcaagattttagGTACATCTTATAGTACTTGGCCAGTAGTCTTGATTCCCTATAATTTGCCACCATGGATTGGAATGAAGCAACCTTCTTTCATCTTATTAATGATTATTCCAGGTGACAAAGGTCTTGAAAATGATATTGACATCTACTTGCAACCTCTCATTAAAGAGTTAAAGCAATTGTGGGTCGGTGTTGAGACATTTGATGCATTAGTGAGAAAGAATTTTCAGCTTAGGGCTGCTTTATTATGGACTATCAATGATTTTTCTGCTTACGCAAATTTATCAGGTTTGAGCACCAAAGGAAAATATGCATGTCCTTGTTGTGCAGCGCAAACTTCTTCAAGATGGTTATCTAATGAGAAAAAGTTTGTTTCATGGCACATCGACAGTGGTTACAAAAAGATCATCCGAACAGATCACAGAAACATATGTTTGATGGAACAATTGAGATGCGTGGAGCTCCTCCGGCTACTTCTGGATCAgatattttgttaatgttaAAAGACTTACAATTTACATATGTAAAAGGGATAAAAAGTGATTTGAAGAAATCAAAATCTACTTCTACAGCAATATAGAGACGACATCAAGAGCCCAATGTTGACATAGACAATGATGAGGATGAGGTAGAGGAAGATGAATCATATGTGGCAATACTATGGAAGAAACGAtccattttctttgaattacctTATTGGGAGCATAATCTTTTGCGGCACAATCTTGACCTCatgcacattgagaaaaatatttgtgaaaatattgttgGGACAATTCTTAATGTGGATGAGAAATCAAAAGACAATTTAAAAAGCAGACTAGATTTGGTGGAAATGGGTATTCGTCGAGAGCTTCATCCTGAATATCTTTCCACTGGAAATACAAAACTACCACCGGCATCCTTTTCCATGTCCAACGCTGAAAAAGATCTTTTTGTCTTGTATTATAAAAGTGCacaaattattttagttatgcCTAGGTTCATCttctaatgattttattttagttgCAGGATAACTCTTCTggagataattaattaatggcgTTGGTGATGCATTGGAGGTCTTTAGTCATATATGTTATGTTATGGTTTTATGTGGAACAAGAATCACAGACTTTGATATTAGTGTTCTTTGGTGTTTTTGGAACTTATCGTGTTATGTTTGGAATCCCAAATATGTGACTTTTTGTTGGAATGAATGTGGAATATTATTACAAATCATCAACTATTGTTTATGTTAAATTATTTGTCGATGTAAACAAGTATATATGTGTGTTGTAATGCCATTGATTATTCCAGGTTTTTCAGAAGAAATGCCCAAAAAAAATCTGAATTGCTGGTTaaatcattcaaatatagttttattgttcACGGCGTTTATTTCAAAAAACGCCACGAAAACCGAGGAAATAATTCTCAGATTTGGATAATATTGCCGGCGTTTATTATATAAATGCCGCTATTAGATCAAGAACTCGCGTTGTTTAAACTATAAACGCCGGTAAAATGGAGGCATCTAATTGCCACGTTTATAGGTATAAACGCCGTTAACAGCACTTGTCGCCGTTCAGCGTCTTCTCGTTCATACCGGCGCTTTATATAATAAACCCCGCTAAATTGGTGgcgtttatttaaaaaaacgcCGGGAATATCCCGACGAAAGTTTCAACGGCACTTGGCCCGGCGTTTTCTTTTGTCACCGGGATTGTAAATAGCGGCGTTTTAAAACGCCggtaaaatacaaattaaacgCCGTGAAATGTCTACTATGGTGTAGTGAGAGTACGGAGAAATACAGCAGTCTGAGACAACAAGAAGAACCAGAAATAAAAACTGTCTGAAATCCTCAccagatattcaaaataaattcattaaatcATTTTACCATTGGATTTAAACAATGTAACACATATATGAAGAAACGGTAGAAGATCATTATACATCTACAGATATAAACTTGAACTTTGAGACTACAGAAAATGCATTTGTCAAAGTAGATTCAATTTTGGAAGTAAGATTGTATTGGAAAACAAACTCAAACACCGATGGGTATATTAGCTATTCTCAACGGTGGACCATAGTATACAATTGGCTACCCACAATTTTGAAAAACTTTccacttgttatttttaaattgccTCCCcctcaaaatattaattttaaatattaaaattttggtgACACTTGGCTGACAGCacttttttctaatttattgcaCTTATTAGATCTCACAAACTTATAAAACAATTAGTTTGTCACAAAGCATAGTCACAACATATAATGAATTCTAATTTGACTAATACAATATTTCTTAATAAGAGGCAAAAGCCAACTCAAAAGTCCTTTTCTTTGTCCTTTTCAAAAGCGACTTTTGAGCCGTTAATTTGCAATCTTCCAAACCCATCTTTTTTACTtgcatatttatttctttgctttgttCATTGCATTTGAACTTTCTCAatctcacaatatatatatatatatatatatatatatatatataatttatcgcTTTCACATTTTAGAGTTGATCCTGGACCtcattcaatattattttttcattataaattataagtgtTAATTTTAGTGTGTTGTGAGGCCTTGCATGCTCAAGAGTTCACTTTGTGGGATATGGCTGTTTGTCACATGGGTCATGACCGGTTTGGTTTGGAGACGTGATGTATTCTACAATTATTAGTGGaattaatttgttaaagaatatttaaacaaaaattttatttctcttcTAATGATTGAACaaagatttcattaattaaatacatctatcaccaaaaattaattcacactaattatatatatagtagatgTATGTGCATGCATGCCATGCAACTCTAAGCATCCTTAAGAAACTTAATTTCAAATCCTCCACCTGTCCTCTCCTCAACACTGTATGGCATGTAAGTCCCAAGGATCTTATCCCATGAGATGAAGAATGGTTGAGAGAAGTTATGTCTGTGACCCTTGAGTTGGTGGTGAGTGTCATGAAAAGCACAATTATTAAAGAACAAAGCTTGGAGGGGATTCCAAGGGATATATAGCCCAGAGTGCAAGTCCAAAGATTTGATGGTGgcgaaagaaaagaaatagatgCTGGTTCTGGTGGTCATGCCAGAGATTAAGAAGGCCAAAGCACCACCAATGATGTCCAATAGTAGGGATTCAATGGGATGCCCATAGAGAGCTCCATACACGTAGGGCACTATCTGAGCATGGTGTGCTGCATGGATGTGCCTATATAAGAACCTGTTTACGTGAACGAGTCTGTGAATAAAGTACTGCCACGTGTCCATGACTACCATGGCAATTATCCATTGCACAGCCAGCACGGGTAGGGAAGGTTGTTGTTCCTTTGCTGCTGATCCTTCATTAGCCCTAACCTGCGAGCACGCACGACGCACGTTATATATGTTTGCAcgcatacacatacacatatatatatatatacacacacaatgtTTCTAATAACACGCTAGATATTAAAGATTTGGAGGATGGTTTATAATTTAACTGTTTGACCGATTTAACCAGGTATTAATTGgataaaagtaatattttttagaCCGAATTAATAGTCCGAATAAATGACATGGATGTTAAGTTGGCATCCATGTTAGTATCTATATcattctttatctttctttttttaaaaaaaattattttttttataatcaaactcttaaagcttataatttttaaatttaaagatttttattaaaactttaaatcatAATACCCTAAAATCTTAAactcaaatattataaaatcttaattacacctaaaattcaaaaaatctaAATCTTAAATCTAAAGCCCTAAACTTTAAACAAGTTAAAGTGAAATTAAAGTTTATAATTACAGTTttaacttataaattttattttttttaatatcatttaaaacaaaattaaataaatgaaagaaaaaaatcaaacgtGCAGATTTAATATAATTCTAACTGATATGACAATATTCAATTTTTACAAGcactttatgatttttaaaactatatatatatatatattgaaatgcTCTGAATATATAAGATAAACTTAGCTTGTTACCTTTGCAGCCATGAAGTGAACTGCTATTTGGATGACATGTTGGATTAGAACGCCCTTGATCACTGCTCTTTTTGACAcagtgttatttttttcttcatcaccTTTTGGATGTAGTCGGTACTTGGTGAGATATGTTCCTAGCAAACCGTATATCCCTGCAAACACCCAGTGCACCACCGGCGGAATGATTGCGCTCAACATCTCGTCAGAGAACTCCATATATTGCTATTGATCAAGCTCTCTGCAAATTACAAATG contains:
- the LOC120250358 gene encoding sphinganine C4-monooxygenase 2-like; protein product: MEFSDEMLSAIIPPVVHWVFAGIYGLLGTYLTKYRLHPKGDEEKNNTVSKRAVIKGVLIQHVIQIAVHFMAAKVRANEGSAAKEQQPSLPVLAVQWIIAMVVMDTWQYFIHRLVHVNRFLYRHIHAAHHAQIVPYVYGALYGHPIESLLLDIIGGALAFLISGMTTRTSIYFFSFATIKSLDLHSGLYIPWNPLQALFFNNCAFHDTHHQLKGHRHNFSQPFFISWDKILGTYMPYSVEERTGGGFEIKFLKDA